In the Mastacembelus armatus chromosome 16, fMasArm1.2, whole genome shotgun sequence genome, aaaaaatgtgtttaccttAATGACAAAGAATAACCCAATTTTAGAAAGGTCAGTCCCATGctataattttaattattattattgatgttattattgttgttataaCTGAATACTGTCCCTGCCCCCACCAGCTGCTCTCTGTTTTTCCCTCAAGGTTGCttttaaatgactgaaatgtacagttttctggagaggaaggaaaaaaatagcaAGTCAATTCTGTCTGTTGTACAATCGAGTTGTGGTGAATTTTATTTTACgggaaagatgaaaaataacagtaaaacaACATTAGCTTGATCTTCCACCACGAGTTAAAGTAAGATGAGGACAAGGCAGTAACTAATCCTTTTTGTGTTTCAAGTCAACCTCATAAACCGTTAACCCTCCTCGTGCTGGTGCAACAGCGTCAAACATCCGAAACtaagagaaacaataaaaatgcacCTTGGGCCTTtttatagatttgtttttttaaatggctaaagcttcttttttcttaaatgtaacTCTGCTTTCCTTTGTGTTTAGCCATCTCCACTAGCCTTGGACCACCATTTATATAAGTGTTATATTTCAtgttagtttatttttatatatccCGAGCCAGCTGAAGTAATAACTTCTTTTGTATGTTTAGAAGATCCTCAGAGACTTGACTGAAGCCtctaacatttaaaacaaaacacatttgactTATAACAGCATCCAGTATGcgttaaaacaaacaaaacatttgtcacTCTGCAGAAACGTTCAGTGAGCAATGAAAAGTCAACACTGCAGTTTGCTTTGGCTATGTACTCcatctctgtattttttaaaatgtatttttcatttgtattgtaCAAAGTCACTTAATAAACCTGTGATGATATTCAGGAGTGCGAGGCTTTGTTATGGACAATGATGTGGACACTTAACGGTGAGGTGTGATGTTAAGATTTGTTTGTGATGcggtttatattttatattcatttccaccagatgtcactgtttgCTTAAATGTTTTCCCAGTAGTGTCACACTCCCCTATTAAATATAGTAATTTTATGACACAATTACcaaaataaccttttttttgtcattttcagatgAAGGAATAAATTAAACGTAGTCTTTTCTCAGAAATCCTCAGTCCTCTGTGCAGCTCAGGGGGTTCCTGCAGGGATGAAATCAGCTGTTACCAGGCAGACTTCCACTGAATTATGACTTTATGTGTCTGTTGAATTAATCATACCTTTCTCCTCAAAACTCCTTTTACCCATCAGACccacaaaatgaaatttatgCCCTGAGAGTGAAAACACTcgtttaagacattttaaagcCACAGTGCCCCGTCggtttttaaatgtattcaagAGACCAATAATACTTACGCTTACGcgtcatctgtgtttttgctgttgaaaggaaagaaagaagtcAGTGATCAGGAGTCTCATGAAATGAATGCAGTACATTTATGAGTTACAGTTATAAAACAGCCCTACCTGACTCTTTCTTCCCCATCAGCCCGAGATGTTGACGTGGTCCTGGTTTTCTGACCATTCTCACTAATATATCCTGAATTTCTGCAGAGTTTGGCCATTTGTCCTTGTATGGGACAAATAATGTAAAGTTGAACAAAGACTGTTTGTCATATAGAATTTATAGGCACAGTCAAATTACCAAGAGCATcgaaacagaaaacacaagtaGTTGTTTTGTATTTGGATGAAGATTCAAAATGTCAGTGGAAGCATTGGCAACATGAATATATTATTTTGATAAACTTAATGCTAAATTCCCAAATGCGAATAAGTTTGATCATGCTTACCTCTTCTCTGCCTTCTCTCCAGTTAACATCCATTTCTTGACAGAAAACGTTTTTCAGAATCAGCACAAGTATTAGAAACAGTTTAACACGCTCCATCATTGGAGGCCGAGCGTAATTCACCCCAAAGCCTGtatatacaaacagaaaaacagaatgcCTTTGGTCTGGATTACAGCTAATGATAAATACTTGTGTGCGGGTATTTTACCCCTTTCTTCTGTAGTATTTTAAATACcgacagagaaaacaacagcgCGTCTCATTGGGTAAAGTGCCACGGCGCTTTTACGCACAGCTTCAGTGGATGATGTGCGTCGATGGTCGTCTCCGGCAATTACTGAGTCACAGGGCTTCATTTTGACATGTGTTATAATTAGCATGTGTTTCAAGCCTTTGTCCGTGGAAAGATCATACTGGATTTAAAGACCCTGAAATATTTTGATGGGTATCAGGCGTGGGTCTGCTGCATGAGTCAGAAAGCTGTGTGGTCGTCCTAAAACTGGCTCTTCTTCCAAAACAGATTCATACAGATGCTGAAGTATCCTTCAGTAAAAGTAGTAGTAGTGCCATAATGTAGTCTACTTTATTAGAAGTAAAAGTCCTAACTAAGTACTAAGTATTTGGATAAAtcagtttgtatttattgtgcTACCTTTTATAGGCTCCTGTATAAAGGCTGTTCTAGTTTTATTTCGTTTTTGCTGGTACACCACTTTTAATGTCCTCGTGTTGAATCAAGGTTTATTAACATCTGAATCCGTAAACTAGATACAAGGGGTTTTGATGGATAAGGTAAGCAAGTGAACCTACTTGGCCCAATTAGAAAACTTAAACTCTTCTTAAATGGGAATAATCGGTATCAGTTTGACTTCCAATGATTAGTGATACGCCTTTTATACCTTTCTGTCCCCGTAGGGCCGCCGTAGACGGCACCTCGTCCCGCCTCCAGCCCAAAATGTGGATGTGAAATAAGGAAGTGTTGGTTCACTTTCTAAAGATCTACGGGCTTTAAATTCACATCAACTCGTAGACTCTTTTCATGACATGCCGGGACTTTGCTGCTTGTGGTGAGTTCAGGGTCACTCGCTGTCATCGGGAACATGTTGCGTTTAAAGACTTCGCTGTTGTGGCTCCTTGTTCTTGTGACAGCTCATGTGACCGAAGGCGCGGGTAGACCGAGACAGCGGCTGAAACTGTCCGAAGATGAGGAACTGGTCTGGGGGTCGCGTGACCACACGACCAGCTTGAGATCCAGAAAAACCTCCAGTCCAGAAACAGCCGCCGGGCCCGAGCCAGGAGACGCCGCGGCCGCGTTCAAAGTGCCAACGCTGGATGGGGAGTTTTCCTACCAACCCGGAGCTGTGCGGGGCTCTCTGGTAATTCACGCCTTCACCAACAAGTCTGGGTTTCTGGAGTGTCTCTGGAGCTCGGAGGCGTCTCTGTTCAGCCTGGTTCAGGACCTACCGGAGCGCACACAGGTTCTCTTCGTGTCCCTGGACGAGTCTGCGGTCAGCGATGCTCTGTGGATGCGGGAGCAGCTGCAGCGGGCCGCCATGCACAGGTGACCGCACATGTCAGGGCTGACATCAGACCCAGTTAGTGCTGAACCCGGGCTAAGAAGAGTTCAGCACCTTGTGACACACCTGCTGCAGCGTCTCTCATGTGAACATTTACCAGTGTCCCAGTTTTCTAGGAcagtaaatgaaacatttcagcTTAGACCAAACAGTAGTTGTTCACTTTGGCCCCccaagacacattttaaaagtccCCAAGAgtcattttgtgtattttgtggtcGATTTATTGATTTGATTGACTTTTCACTGGAAAGATTAACATCTCCCTCAAACCCTTTCACAGTTCTCTGGGCTAGGGGGACCCATGACCCACTGGGCCCCCAGGCCCATTCACTAATCTGTCCAGGGCTTTGTTAATAATAGCAACAAAAAACAGGCAGTGTTAGTATTAAACAGGTAAAACCaaccactgaaaaacaaacaacaagggCTGGTAGTGACAGATAATTTAAAACAGTCACTGGTGTGGTGTGTTTCAgatgaacatttaaaaaaaatcaatcgtCTGTTGTcaaatttaacagaaaaactgtgaaattaccaaaaataacaaaaaaaaaaaatcatgacaaCATAAACTAAACCCAGAAACccagagaaagaggaagcaCAGTCAGAAGTTGAAACCTACTAACAGGGATCTGAAACTCACAGTTTAAAAACTCATCAGTTAATTCATATTAAAACTCAACTTGGTGACACTAGAAATGATGTGAGACGTGTCTGTTCTGCAGTTCATTGTTGGCCGATCCATGCAAAGATACTAACATGCCCTTGATGTTCGCTTGTGATTTGTGCAGTAGTTTTAATGTGATGCTGTATTTGCATGACCTTAATACACACACGAGGTTTTTGGTGCAGCGTTATAAGTTGATGTACTTAAACTCCTACGTGTTTCTGCAGGAAGAAGGAGGTTCTGTCCAGGCTGCACTTCTCTCCTGTGCCCGTCTTCGCTCTGGGAAACTGGATCCCCAGGGTGCTCTACTACTGGGGTTGCATGGGAATCAACTGTGGCCTGACCCAGGCTGTTTTTACCTCTGAGGGTAAGAGCTGCTTGGGCTTAATGGAGAAGATTTTGTGACTGATGTGATGCTTGATGTGCCTGGTTCtttacagagaaacaaatgaagTTTAAAGTATGACGTTGCAAAGTAACACCACAACCTGAAACTGTTTAGGCCGATATTAAAGCTTGATGAGAGGAGAAGCTCTGTAATTCTCATTTTGCTCCCTTCAGGGTGGAACATGCCCGTGATTGTCAAGAGACTTGACGCCAGATACGACTGGCTCATGGGCCGTTGGGGTCAGGGGTCGTATCAGCTCATCGATGCAGGAGATGGGTGTGATCCATCCCCATCGGTGGCGGGTGCTGTGGCCTGGGTGTCTGAGGGCAGATGCTCTTTCTTTGTTAAGGTGTGTAATAGTCATTATCTCTGATTATGGCCTGATTCCTTTTATTGCTGATTCTTCACATATTGTTCCCTTCAAACTGTTTGTTGTAATTCCCTCCAGGTGCAGAGCATGGCCAAATCCAACGCCTCCGGTGTCCTTGTCTATGCCCTCCCTGGTAACCCAATACAGGACATGAACTGTGTTGGGGAGGAGTGCTACTCGCCTCTGAGGATCCCAGCTGCCATGGTGCACCTGGAGCCTTCTGTCACCCAGGCTCTCCTGTAAGAGCAGCTCACCTGAAGGATTAAGAGCCTGCTTAGATTGATGTTCATCATCCTTGTACTCAGATTAACTGTTCTGGTCAAAGGGGTATTTGGAAAAACTGGGTTGTGGTCTCTCTGATTCCACTCTGCAGAGGTCTCTTAAGAACAGAGTGAATGCTTTAAACAGATTAAAACACTGTAATTTGTCTTAATTCTGTACTTTCCTTTTTCAAATGGTTCCTGTCTCCTGATGTTAcgaattttttaatttgttttgtagGTCTGCACAGAAGATTAATGTGTCCTTCCAGACCACTCCGTCCCCAAACTTCTTCATTGGCATTGACCAGCAGGGAGTTCTGTCTGAGATGGGCTGGTTCCTTTACCCCACGTTCAGCTTCATCAACTGGCAGGCCCAGTGGTAAGAACACGAATCATGATGGATGATTCCAGGTTTATCTGAAGAAGTCTCATATATCTAAGAAGAAAATAACTGTCAGCTTTGTTGCACAGTGGTAACATGTCCtctctgacttcctgtttttgctTCCTGCATTATAACAAGTGGCTGTTATTAGCTGTGATCTGAGAGTGAGTGTAGAATATGAAACCAGTAATCACTTCTTAATCAGGTCTGATAAGTAACAGTGACAACAACATGCACAGAGTAATGAAAGTGACTCCCGAAGAGTTCATCTtacttgttatttttttaaatatacatttaaaccTCTGTTTATTTCCACATGCAGTGTGCACAATATATTGTTCTTGACGTGTGGATTGTGCAAAGAAAATGGTAAATGATCAAATTATATTTGGGGAACAATGTCCTCCCAAAAAGTCCCTGGACTTATCAGAGTTAAAGATCTGTGCTTCAGGTGGTGCTGGGGATTCCCTGGGGGACAGTGATGAGGGGAAGTCCAGGAGTGTCAGAATATCTGTGAACACAGAGCTCAGTGAAGCAGGACATGTTTAGGACTAAGACAAGATAAAACTGTACAATGATCAAAAAATGATCAGGGTTGCTGAATTAATTTTCCTCTTGAAAGAAATCTGTTAACCTCTGAATCTTCtactgttttcatgtttgaaaGGTATTTTATGTTCTTGCATTTATCAGGGATTTTGACTCTGTCTCCAGGTTTAATTTTTATGCAGATCTGCAGATGAAACTTGAAAATCCTGTGAagaatgtttctgtctttgacaAAGTCCAAATGCAGGGACAGAAAGGAGCAGTGGCTACAGTCGACCTGCCTTTAGGTGAGTTCATCAACAGTATGTTGACATATGAAGTTTtaaatgcctttttatttttttatttttttttttttaatgctttattattttgttcttaGTGACGATTGAATACTAGAATTCATGAGTTTCCTGCAGTTATCATCATTATTGAGATTAACAGCAGGGGAACTGAAAGTTTATCACAGATTTTGCAGAAGGTCCAAACTTCAGAACAGCCTCGATCTGAAGAACAACTTTAATGTGGGGAAGTGAGAGAATCTTCTCTTAGAGCATCAGTCGGAACCACATCAAGACTTTTAATGATACTAACGTGCATGTTCTATCTGTCTGGAGGCTTGTTAGACTTTGACACACTGGAGCTGGATGCGTCCCTTTCATGTCCTGGCAGGAGAGATGTGTCCTGTGCTCCGTGGGATCACACGGTGCAGCTGTTCGTCTGCTGCGATCAGCTCAGTCCGTACTGCAACATGGAGCTGGGCCGCTGGATCACCGCCTTCCGCAGGTATGAGGCAGATAACGGTAATGACTGCAatccacacttttttttatactgtactgtatctgAGCCATCTGTCCAAGgctttggaaatattttttataaataatctAACATCATTGTTATATAATAAATGTCAGCTTTAGTATTTGATGTTAATGTAATACAACAAAAAGTACATTCATCAATATTCTTCTTGTACTGACATAAAGTGTTAATTAGGGAGCTTTAGAGATGCTGGCAGgcagatttgttttcttctggttTTGCTAAGTGGGATAATTGTCTCCAGACAGCAGCTTCATAATTGCTGCAGTGACATTAGAGTGGTCTCAGTATCTCAACTATCACTCTGTGTTATTTTGACAGAGGTATTGGGCGCTGGCTTACCGACGTGTCGCCCCTCATCCCCCTGCTCGACAGCAACAAATGCACCTTCACCATGAAGACGGTGCCTTGGGCGATGCCGTGGATCGTCTCCCTCAACCTGAGATTCAGTGTCAGCAACCAGACAGGTATTTAGTTTAACACTGAAGCCACTTTCATTCTGCAGCTGGAAGGGAAAGAGCGAAAcctgttgtgttgtttgtggaTCTAATAAGTAGATATTGTAGCTGGACCGTTTGATGATCTCTGGGTTTATATCTCCCAGTGTTCCTCAGCTTAATTTACCAAACATGAACCATAGAATATTATTGTGATGTATATATTCATATACCATTATATAAATTATCTGTATAAGCAATCAGTGTTATCACACTGTTTAAAAGTCTAAAGAAtcacaaattcattcattcattcacacttGTAATGATAGAGTATTCATGATGCCCCAGAATGTAgctcacatttctgttttccaaTCCATACAAAGTCAGTATGAGCTCATCAACCACAGCTCCACACAGTTCAACAACTCAACAGTAATTTAAGACTAATTTGCTTTATTGTAAACATGTATTCATCTATTCACTTAAGTATGAATTAAGTGAATAGCAACCACCAGACTACATGCAAAATATGCCTGTAGTGCcagaaatgtgaacagcaaaaggtagaaatacaaaataaaaacaggaaaaaccaaACTAgacaaacaagaagaaaaataagtgcaattataaataaacaggtacttttttcagttgctacaaacctctctctctctctctctctctcaggtgacAGGCTCCGCCCCTTCAGAGTGATGTCACTGTTCAGCGGTGGCACCTTCGACAAAAACTACAACAAGAGATACCAGCCAATCAAATTCCCCGTGCCAGCATCAACCAAAAAGGTACCAAGACCCCTGATCACTATTTGCAGTCGTGCCTGTGCAGCATCtcagcagctgtgtgtctgttttcaggTGGAGCTGTTCGCTGTCATCACAGGACACGGCAGCGACGAGAACGGCTGCGGGGAATTTTGTGTTACCTCCCACCACTTCTTGATCAACGCTGTGTTCAACAACACCCACACATTTGACTCTGCAGGTGAGGAAAACACACTTTTAATCAGGAACATTTGACATAGGTAGTTGACAACTCAATCACGCATCAAGGTACAGGGTGTAGGACGTCATGTGGTCATGCTGCCGCCTGGGACTAATCTTAAACTTATTTTAGATGTGTAGTATGAAAAGTCAGATGTACTGTTTGCAAACATGTTCACCCTTGCATCTTCTTAAGGTGATAATATGTCATTGTTGTTCTGGCCTCAGCTGGTGTAGGAGGAGATTCATTTATCTTCTGAACAGATTAACTGAAGACCAATTAGAAACGtcatatttacatacatttgcatattaaTGAGGTAAATATGGTTCTTTTTGAAACCTCTGAAGCTTCAGATTACTGGAAGTGGGAGCCATGATGTTCTTTGGTCGTGAAGATTATGTGCCTCTTGTTAGAGAGCCTTGAAGTTTCATATTGAAGTGAATGAAAAGTTCTTAAAGTGTTTAGAAAAACAAGATCATCCAAAGATTCAGAGCAGCTTCTATTTGTCTGTTTGATGTTTAATCATGAGATGTATCAGTCAGCTCATGTGCATAATAATTACTTTGCCCGTTTTtaacttttctctctgttgttcatTCAATGAATTAATCTTAAGgcagaaaataatgaacagtGTCTTCAGAGTTGTTGTTTTATCCAGtcaaccttctgagcaccacAAGCTGCTGAGTTTGTTATCATGTACAACAGATCTTCTCACTTTAATCTGGAACCAGCAAATCATTTGCTTCTTGACTTAATAACCGACTGAAGTGGTTTCCACCAGGGACGGCTCTGGGCTGTGCCATGCAGGTGACAGGTGGAGCGGTGCCAAACGAACATGGCACATGGCTGTATGGGCGAGGAGGCTGGTGTGATGGCCTGCAGGTCAACCCCTGGAGGACTGATATCACCAAACAGGTACAGGGTCATTTGAAGATCTATTATCTCAAGCTTCAtcagttattgttttattttattgcaggtttaagGTTCCTGAAATGTTGCTCAAACTGTTGTACAGCAGAAATAGAATAAATATCCATTTGTCTTCAGTGCCACCTTGAAGCCCAGTGAACCTCTGTCCCCACAGCCAAGTTAAAGGCATCTGGTACTGAAATCACATTGAAGTAAAGCGTCTGAGTGAAGTAAACCAATTAGAATTAGAGGGTGCTTTTTTATTCTGAAGCCAGTTATTGACCATAAAGACTCAGATTCAGTCATTTAAACTCCTGACTTGTTCCTGGCAGATCACAACCACCTGaatgatgtgtgtctgtgtgtattgtttACACTCTGGGAGATCTTTATTCATTCCCTGAACTTTATTGCTATAGTTTGAAaagtctctctgtttctgtctcctttcaGCTGGACATGACTGGGTTTGAGTCCAACACTGTTATCTACTTCGGTCTGTTTGACGGGCAGGATCCTAATCCGTCTCAGCAGCCGGGATACATCATCATGtcttcttttcttgtcttctaCAAATGATCTCACTCCACTGTTTGGATGTAAATTTGAATGTGATGCTAAAAGTCCAATCAAGTCAAAGATTAAATTTATTTTCCTACTGTTTTCTGTGGATGTTTCtatttctcttcctcctgtGTCATTAACTTGTGTAAAGAGGAAGTCCCACTTAAATCATAGCAGAGCACCGACAGCAGTGCTGATGCAAAATATCACCTGCCACACTCGTCCAGCACGACTggtcatttgtatttttctcaagATGTTACTCCAAACTCAACCAGAAGGCGCCTTACAGCTAAATAGGCACCCCATATGCTTTTTATGCCACAAGCTGAAGATGCATTGTTCTGAGAGCAGCCACTCCTCACTAATTATATGTAATCATGTCCAACTTGAAACTTTGGGGAGAAGAATGTGTTTCTGAGTGAGTCATtatcctgttgtgttttttatggGAGGTGATTCTGATTCTGTGCATCTTACAAGCTTTTGTTAAATACATAACTGTTTGATTCAGGAGACGCTTTGTTTCGAAGCGACTCACAATCAGAGCATCCAGCCTCCAACGTATGTGATCAAAACTGAtaagtttatttgtttttaaaggcgTAACATggtattaaaaacattaaaatataaaatacatcatTGTATTATACAAAAGGTACTTTTTCCGAATAGAGGTTAGTGGTTACAGACGTTTGACTTATTTAACAGTGTGTAAGTAACAGTACAGACATTTTCTCTGCAGTAACTTGGCCTATAATAATATTCAAATCCTCTGacaagagaaaaaacatttaatatcacTGAACATTTTCAAACCTTAAACTTGAAGGCTAATATGGTTTTAATGATGAGGTGaattttatggcaaattaatgtGAAGTCTGGGCAAAAGCATTTCTGAACGTGTCTCACTGACGTTAGACCTTGACGCAGGTTTTTCTGCAGCTCTTCTCAGTCTCAAACTGGTTGCTGTTTCCTAAACAGCCTCCAAACCAGAACTGAGCACAGGAATTAGCTATGGCGTCATAGTACCACTTCACCACGTAGTCCCGACATGGTCCTGGATCCAGGGTGAGGCTGCAGCGCTCCGCTGGAGACAACAGAAAGCAGGAAGTGTCAAACTCACAAATTGATGAGTGTCTGGTTTAATCCTTCCAATACAAGACATGAGTAGTAATTTactgatttaaatattttatctgcTGAAGATGGTGGAGGTGTAGTACTTTACTTTGACGTTTATAGTCATGTCCTCAGACTTAATATCAGAACATGCACTTTTAATGTTGTTGGCTTTGATTACCGTTCTCCTTGTCCATGATTTATCTTATTTCTGAAAACCAGTTGCACTTAGGCTGATGTATGAAATATGGAGATGTTTTAGGATTTATAATAAATGCTTCCTTTACTTTTATAGAGGTGACACAAACAGGCTATGTTAATATGACAGTTTAGGAGGTGCAGATCGTGTTACGTTTGAAGAGGAACAACATACAAACAAAGTGATACGAATGTCGTGGACTAACCCTGGAACAAAAGCCAGTGTGTCTGTTTCCCAAAATGTACAACTCTTTCTAACATTGTGGCTGATTGgtgtttgatttgtttatttttacattcaaatcTTTACTTTCATGTTTCAGATAAAATGTTCCTCTATGTCACAGTGTAAAGTTTAGAGTTCCTGGAACTGGGATTATGTGGTAAATAGgatgtgaaatgttaaaatctaaaatattcaAGACTTATTTCATTTGAACCAATAATTTCTCTTCTCTCAGGATTTACCAGGCAGCGGTGATGGAGGAGTGGGTGGAAACAGTAGTGGTGTCTCCTCCTCAGGTGGAGCCCTCGATGTAGGACCGGCAGGCCTGATGGCCTCAGTCATCCCCATGCGGCGTGTGGGGTTTTCCGTCTCAAACTGTGGGAGGAACTCTGTTTCCGGTCTGAAAGGCTCCCTGTTGAAAAATGGGAATCTCTGAGTTTCTGTGGAGGTTCTGCCGTCTGTCTTAGGTCTCCCTGGAGTAATGGGTCCTCTGTCGAACTGTGGTGCTGGAGGGCCGGGCTGTGAAACAGGAGAACAGGTTTTAATCTACTGTAGTTTCATTTCTGTAATAGCCAGTAAGGTAAAAATCCTTCTGTTGTGTTGCTGTAGTGCAGCCCCTTAAGGTCAGAGCAAAGGGACACATTTCTAATGCAACTTTAACTCTTACAATTTGTTTTACCTCAGTCTGCACGTTTACTCATTTGTTCTACTCACCACTTTGTGAACTCTCCTGAAGTCTCCTGTGAAGGTGGGGGTGTCCGTCCTGTAGGGGGGTTCCTGGACGTTACTGGAGACCTCAGGGATTCCTGGAGGAAACCTGGAGCTCGGGATGGAGCTGAACAAATGTCTTCCCTCATCTTCGCAGATACGACTCAGCAGCTTTCCTTCAAGAACTGAAAGACAGAGACCAGAGCAGTAAACAAGGTTGTTCTGAACAGTACAATATTATCCaatctttaaaaatgacacTACAAGTCTCTAAGGTACTTAAGAGTAAAAAAAACCATTCTTTACCAATCAGAGATATACACTGACCTCACATCTGGCACGTTTTACTATCTGTTGACAGTTGATTCAGTGATATATTATTCATTACACATATATTACTCATCATTTTTGTAAAGTTCATATTATTTGTGAGAAATCTGCTGataatatttttgtagttttacttCTGTATACTGAATGCAGGACAATTACTTGCATCAGAGTATTTCTATACTGTAGTAGTACTTGTTTGAACTTTCTCAGACTAACATCTGGTGTGTTTTGTCTCCTTTCTAGGCCCAGAGTGTGAAGCAGTGCTGAGCCTCAGCCTTGTCTGTACCTACAGTACTTTCACTCTTTGGTGCCACCAAGTGTGAGAATCGCACACTTTCTGTACTTGACAAACATTTTGAACCTAAATTTGATCCTTTATGTTTCATGAAGGCAGAGAAGGTGAAAGTGTTGACTGTGAGGTACAGTCTGTCTGGACGGGTCCTGGTGCTGTTCAGGAAGTTTGAGCTTTCAGTTCAACTTTTAAATTCTCATTTTCTGCATATAATTTCCCACCAGTGGAAGTATTTTTGTGCACTAAGCAGATTCTTTGGAATCACAGTTCAGTGGAACAGGAATATTTATAACCTTTGGAACTTTAAAGGGCTAGTTcacacaaattacaaatatacatattttccCCTCTAGCAGTATCTGAGCATACTCTGGTTATACTTCAACACAGTGAAGGCAAAAAGGAGTTTTCTTGTGTTGCTCACAGTATTTGAAGGCCCTGAATATGTAACTCCTCTTCATAACATTGTATATTAATGACAAGccacatcaaaataaaaaataggctATTAATTAAAGGGATTTGTTTGACGCTGACcaaattctgattctgattccaGTATTAATAAATCCTGATCACATTGCCTCATTACACAAACCCTCTTCCTACTTCACAGCTGTgatgagaattttttttatcataaaatAACATGTTCTCTTAAGATCAGTCACTCAAACTCAGAAGCTACGTTTTCAGGAGCTTCAAAAAGTTCAGCACTAACAtcatttcatcttttcttcccACAGaattcacaggttttcattaaaataatgaaaataataacacTAGAGATGGCACATTTATCATATGATCATAAAACACTGTCACC is a window encoding:
- the LOC113136766 gene encoding protachykinin, giving the protein MMERVKLFLILVLILKNVFCQEMDVNWREGREEDKWPNSAEIQDILVRMVRKPGPRQHLGLMGKKESAKTQMTRKRHKFHFVGLMGKRSFEEKEASVKSLRIF
- the LOC113136365 gene encoding uncharacterized protein LOC113136365 isoform X2; this encodes MLRLKTSLLWLLVLVTAHVTEGAGRPRQRLKLSEDEELVWGSRDHTTSLRSRKTSSPETAAGPEPGDAAAAFKVPTLDGEFSYQPGAVRGSLVIHAFTNKSGFLECLWSSEASLFSLVQDLPERTQVLFVSLDESAVSDALWMREQLQRAAMHRKEVLSRLHFSPVPVFALGNWIPRVLYYWGCMGINCGLTQAVFTSEGWNMPVIVKRLDARYDWLMGRWGQGSYQLIDAGDGCDPSPSVAGAVAWVSEGRCSFFVKVQSMAKSNASGVLVYALPGNPIQDMNCVGEECYSPLRIPAAMVHLEPSVTQALLSAQKINVSFQTTPSPNFFIGIDQQGVLSEMGWFLYPTFSFINWQAQWFNFYADLQMKLENPVKNVSVFDKVQMQGQKGAVATVDLPLGLLDFDTLELDASLSCPGRRDVSCAPWDHTVQLFVCCDQLSPYCNMELGRWITAFRRGIGRWLTDVSPLIPLLDSNKCTFTMKTVPWAMPWIVSLNLRFSVSNQTGDRLRPFRVMSLFSGGTFDKNYNKRYQPIKFPVPASTKKVELFAVITGHGSDENGCGEFCVTSHHFLINAVFNNTHTFDSAGTALGCAMQVTGGAVPNEHGTWLYGRGGWCDGLQVNPWRTDITKQLDMTGFESNTVIYFGLFDGQDPNPSQQPGYIIMSSFLVFYK
- the LOC113136365 gene encoding uncharacterized protein LOC113136365 isoform X1, translated to MLRLKTSLLWLLVLVTAHVTEGAGRPRQRLKLSEDEELVWGSRDHTTSLRSRKTSSPETAAGPEPGDAAAAFKVPTLDGEFSYQPGAVRGSLVIHAFTNKSGFLECLWSSEASLFSLVQDLPERTQVLFVSLDESAVSDALWMREQLQRAAMHRKKEVLSRLHFSPVPVFALGNWIPRVLYYWGCMGINCGLTQAVFTSEGWNMPVIVKRLDARYDWLMGRWGQGSYQLIDAGDGCDPSPSVAGAVAWVSEGRCSFFVKVQSMAKSNASGVLVYALPGNPIQDMNCVGEECYSPLRIPAAMVHLEPSVTQALLSAQKINVSFQTTPSPNFFIGIDQQGVLSEMGWFLYPTFSFINWQAQWFNFYADLQMKLENPVKNVSVFDKVQMQGQKGAVATVDLPLGLLDFDTLELDASLSCPGRRDVSCAPWDHTVQLFVCCDQLSPYCNMELGRWITAFRRGIGRWLTDVSPLIPLLDSNKCTFTMKTVPWAMPWIVSLNLRFSVSNQTGDRLRPFRVMSLFSGGTFDKNYNKRYQPIKFPVPASTKKVELFAVITGHGSDENGCGEFCVTSHHFLINAVFNNTHTFDSAGTALGCAMQVTGGAVPNEHGTWLYGRGGWCDGLQVNPWRTDITKQLDMTGFESNTVIYFGLFDGQDPNPSQQPGYIIMSSFLVFYK
- the LOC113136365 gene encoding uncharacterized protein LOC113136365 isoform X3, whose translation is MLRLKTSLLWLLVLVTAHVTEGAGRPRQRLKLSEDEELVWGSRDHTTSLRSRKTSSPETAAGPEPGDAAAAFKVPTLDGEFSYQPGAVRGSLVIHAFTNKSGFLECLWSSEASLFSLVQDLPERTQVLFVSLDESAVSDALWMREQLQRAAMHRKKEVLSRLHFSPVPVFALGNWIPRVLYYWGCMGINCGLTQAVFTSEGWNMPVIVKRLDARYDWLMGRWGQGSYQLIDAGDGCDPSPSVAGAVAWVSEGRCSFFVKVQSMAKSNASGVLVYALPGNPIQDMNCVGEECYSPLRIPAAMVHLEPSVTQALLSAQKINVSFQTTPSPNFFIGIDQQGVLSEMGWFLYPTFSFINWQAQWFNFYADLQMKLENPVKNVSVFDKVQMQGQKGAVATVDLPLDFDTLELDASLSCPGRRDVSCAPWDHTVQLFVCCDQLSPYCNMELGRWITAFRRGIGRWLTDVSPLIPLLDSNKCTFTMKTVPWAMPWIVSLNLRFSVSNQTGDRLRPFRVMSLFSGGTFDKNYNKRYQPIKFPVPASTKKVELFAVITGHGSDENGCGEFCVTSHHFLINAVFNNTHTFDSAGTALGCAMQVTGGAVPNEHGTWLYGRGGWCDGLQVNPWRTDITKQLDMTGFESNTVIYFGLFDGQDPNPSQQPGYIIMSSFLVFYK